One genomic segment of Paraburkholderia aromaticivorans includes these proteins:
- a CDS encoding ABC transporter substrate-binding protein — MAASTSTSFLARRRALKRLSAVPAFAASGAFDSLAAHAAELAPVTLVLGDQAGGTRALAEAAKVLDGAPYAFRWANFQGAAPLFEAQRAGAVDLAPAGDLPVLAAAVGDPTLKIVATRVGSGEQLGILVAQDSKIRTVADLKGRTVFVSSARGSISQFQLYGALAEAGLSKEDVNVRFILPVDAFAAFASGSIEVWATFDPYYGIAVQRGARILRDGAGINSGLGFITASGTALAEPRKRAAIADVLLRFQRAGDWALANPDTYAQIYATLTRAPLDAAKRITQRAALKQHFVDETDIGALQKVADSASRDAILPRRIDVRAISDTHIANG; from the coding sequence ATGGCCGCTTCCACTTCCACGTCGTTTCTCGCACGGCGGCGCGCGCTCAAACGCCTGAGCGCTGTGCCGGCATTCGCCGCGTCAGGCGCATTCGATTCGCTCGCTGCTCATGCCGCCGAACTCGCGCCGGTCACACTCGTACTCGGCGATCAGGCGGGCGGTACGCGTGCGTTGGCCGAAGCCGCCAAGGTGCTCGACGGCGCGCCGTACGCGTTTCGTTGGGCCAACTTTCAGGGCGCGGCGCCGCTCTTCGAAGCGCAGCGCGCGGGCGCCGTCGATCTTGCGCCGGCCGGCGATCTGCCGGTGCTTGCCGCAGCCGTCGGCGACCCGACGCTGAAGATCGTCGCGACGCGCGTCGGTTCCGGCGAGCAACTCGGCATTCTGGTCGCGCAGGACTCGAAGATTCGCACGGTCGCGGATCTGAAAGGACGCACGGTGTTCGTTTCATCGGCGCGGGGCAGCATTTCGCAGTTTCAGCTCTACGGTGCACTAGCCGAAGCCGGTCTCTCGAAGGAGGACGTCAACGTCCGTTTCATTCTCCCCGTCGATGCGTTTGCCGCGTTCGCGTCCGGTTCGATCGAGGTGTGGGCCACGTTCGATCCTTATTACGGCATCGCCGTGCAGCGCGGCGCGCGCATTCTGCGCGACGGCGCCGGCATCAATAGCGGACTGGGTTTTATCACAGCATCCGGCACGGCCCTGGCGGAACCGCGCAAGCGCGCGGCGATTGCCGATGTGCTGCTGCGGTTCCAGCGCGCGGGCGATTGGGCACTCGCGAATCCCGACACCTACGCGCAAATCTATGCGACGCTGACACGTGCGCCGCTCGATGCCGCAAAGCGCATCACGCAGCGCGCGGCGCTGAAACAGCACTTTGTCGACGAGACGGATATCGGCGCATTGCAGAAGGTCGCCGACAGCGCCAGCCGCGATGCCATTCTGCCGCGGCGCATCGACGTGCGCGCGATTTCCGACACCCATATTGCGAACGGGTGA
- a CDS encoding ABC transporter substrate-binding protein, with translation MIKKPMLRPLAAVLILGVANLAPAGLTSAFAAAGKITFVSQGGTYQEAQTKAILDPAAKLLNITVNQDSIPDAWPQIKAQAATGKPIWDVVDTPTSNCLRGGKEGLLEKLDFSKIPNGAAMPEKYRTPYSVAYEFYSTVIGYNKKTLKKVPQSWADFWNVKAFPGTRALRNDPQTVLEAALLADGVPRDKLYPLDVDRAFKKLQQIKPDVTVWWTSGGQSAQLLHDGEVDMTMIWNGRASAVRKDNPDVDFTYNDGILQNTQLCVLKNAPNLPDAIKFINAAVSPELQANLPLYIDYGPGNPAAFKTGKIDAKRASELPSSPENASKQALMSEEWWASDAGVQAKARWLKFMQ, from the coding sequence GTGATCAAAAAGCCCATGTTGCGCCCGCTTGCCGCTGTTCTGATCCTCGGCGTCGCGAATCTCGCGCCCGCAGGTTTGACGTCCGCGTTTGCCGCCGCCGGCAAGATTACCTTCGTCTCGCAAGGCGGAACCTATCAGGAAGCGCAGACCAAGGCGATTCTCGACCCGGCCGCGAAGCTGCTCAATATCACCGTGAACCAGGACAGCATTCCTGACGCGTGGCCGCAGATCAAAGCCCAGGCCGCCACCGGCAAGCCGATCTGGGACGTGGTCGACACGCCGACCTCCAACTGCCTGCGCGGCGGCAAGGAAGGACTGCTGGAAAAGCTCGACTTCTCGAAGATCCCGAATGGCGCGGCCATGCCGGAGAAATACCGGACGCCGTACTCGGTCGCGTACGAGTTCTATTCGACGGTGATCGGCTACAACAAGAAGACGTTGAAGAAGGTGCCGCAGAGCTGGGCCGATTTCTGGAACGTGAAGGCGTTCCCCGGCACCCGTGCGCTGCGCAACGATCCGCAGACCGTGCTCGAAGCGGCGCTGCTCGCCGACGGCGTGCCGCGCGACAAACTCTATCCTCTCGACGTCGATCGCGCGTTTAAGAAGCTGCAGCAGATCAAGCCGGACGTGACCGTCTGGTGGACCTCGGGTGGCCAGTCAGCGCAATTGCTGCACGACGGCGAGGTCGATATGACGATGATCTGGAACGGCCGCGCGAGCGCGGTGCGCAAGGACAATCCCGATGTCGATTTCACGTACAACGACGGCATTCTGCAAAACACGCAGTTGTGCGTGCTGAAGAACGCGCCCAATCTGCCCGACGCGATCAAGTTCATCAACGCCGCGGTCTCGCCGGAGTTGCAGGCCAACTTGCCGCTCTATATCGACTACGGGCCGGGCAATCCGGCGGCATTCAAGACGGGCAAGATCGATGCGAAGCGCGCGAGCGAGTTGCCGAGCTCGCCGGAGAATGCGTCGAAGCAGGCGCTGATGTCGGAGGAATGGTGGGCGTCGGATGCCGGCGTTCAGGCGAAAGCGCGCTGGCTCAAGTTCATGCAGTAA